A region of Geobacillus sp. 46C-IIa DNA encodes the following proteins:
- a CDS encoding Uma2 family endonuclease, which produces MSLPNENFVSLEEFYQMRESTDRILEYIDGTVFMSPSPSTQHQRISGRLHAKLFNFLEEKDCEVFHAPFDIELKNNKIDGTKIVIPDLSVICNQSGLMENKFVGVPTLIIEILSPSNQAHDLVFKLNLYMQYGVQEYWIVNPMLNTVQIYSLNDEAQYQQTDVLRGQGIARSGVLKGFEINVEELFKS; this is translated from the coding sequence GTGAGCCTGCCTAACGAAAATTTTGTTTCTCTCGAAGAGTTTTACCAAATGAGAGAAAGTACAGATCGGATATTAGAATACATTGACGGTACTGTCTTTATGTCCCCATCCCCTTCTACCCAGCATCAACGAATTTCCGGACGATTACACGCCAAATTATTCAACTTTTTAGAAGAAAAGGATTGCGAAGTCTTTCACGCCCCGTTTGATATTGAACTGAAAAATAATAAAATAGATGGAACAAAAATAGTCATTCCGGACTTATCCGTCATATGTAATCAAAGCGGATTAATGGAAAACAAATTTGTCGGAGTACCGACACTGATCATTGAAATATTAAGCCCTTCCAATCAAGCGCATGATTTAGTGTTTAAACTCAATCTATATATGCAGTACGGAGTCCAAGAATACTGGATCGTGAATCCAATGCTCAATACGGTTCAAATTTATTCCCTCAATGACGAAGCCCAATATCAGCAAACCGATGTATTAAGAGGACAAGGAATTGCCCGATCGGGAGTGTTAAAAGGTTTTGAAATCAATGTAGAGGAACTTTTTAAGTCATGA